A segment of the Epinephelus fuscoguttatus linkage group LG23, E.fuscoguttatus.final_Chr_v1 genome:
ACATATTGGGATAACTGTTTATTGGTAAATGATCAATCTAAAATAAATGCACCTGGAATATACAAAGAACTCAATGACAAAATAACAGCAAACTTTAAAGCAACTAAGGCTCTGTGGAGTACAGACTTGGGATGTGATATAACTGAAGATGAATTGAACCAGATTTGGGTCAGAGCACATACAGTCTATGAGGATGTGTCATTAAAGTTAACACAACTAAAAACTGTGCACAGATACCATTGGACTCCTAGTAAGTTACACAGAATTGGCCTTAGACAAACAGGCTTGTGTTGGAGGTGCTCATCTCAAGAAGGGACCTACCTACAAACGGTTTGGGACTGTAGGACAATTAAGAACTTTTGGGCTGAGGTTTGTCACTGTGTGAGCAAAATAACTAGATCTCACATAGAGCCAGATTTGCCTTCTGGGTATCTTTTCCAGGCTTGTAAATCAGTCTAACAACAAATGGCTAAATATAGCTTTCACAGTTGCTAAAAAGTTATTATATTGTAAATGGAAAGACATCTCAGCTTCTACTATCCAAGAATGGTTCAATGTACTTGCAAAAATAGCAAAACTGGAAAGAGTCATATACTGTAACACAAACTCTGTGGACAAATACGAAAAAATTTGGTCTTCCTTTTTATCTGCTATGGCATGATCGATAATAAAATGAATTTGTTTTGATAGTAACGTTCCTGGATGTCCAAATATGTGAATGTGTAGGCATTTGCATCAATTTTGCTTATGGCATGTTGTGTTCTATTAGGCAAATATGGTGCCCATTTTGATTTAATGTCTATGGATATATTGAAGCactgtctttgttttattttctttctctattattcatttatttgctttcttgtattatttattttcttatttcattttcttataaatgttttttttttttgcagatttggTGTGTATTCACAAGTGATGAGGGTACAAAACAAGATTTTGTATAGGGCCAAGATTCAGCTGTCATGTGGAAATGTGATGGACAGATCTCACTGCAGAATTCAGTCAGGGATGAATAgtcaacatacagtacaggccaaaagtttggacacaccttctcattcaacacgttttctttattttcatgactatttacattgtagattctcactgaaggcatcaaaactatgaatgaacacatgtagagttatgtacttaacaaaaaaaggtgaaataactgaaaacatgttttatattctagtttcttcaaaacagccactctttgctctgattactgctttgcacactcttggcattctctccatgagcttcaagaggtagtcacctgaaatggtttccacttcacaggtgtgccttatcagggttaattagtggaatttcttgctttatcaatggggttgggaccatcagttgtgttgtgcagaagtcaggttaatacacagccgacagccctattggacaactgttaaaattcatattatggcaagaaccaatcagctaactaaagaaaaacgagtggccatcattactttaagaaatgaaggtcagtcagtctggaaaattgcaaaaactttaaatgtgtccccaagtggagtcgcaaaaaccatcaagcgctataacgaaactggcacacatgaggaccgacccaggaaaggaagaccaagagtcacctctgcttctgaggataagttcatccgagtcaccagcctcagaaatcgcaacagcagctcagatcagagaccagatgaatgccacacagagttctagcagcagacccatctctagaacaactgttaagaggagactgcgcgaatcaggccttcatggtcaaatagctgctaggaaaccactgctaaggagaggcaacaagcagaagagatttgattgggccaagaaacacaaggaatggacattagaccagtggaaatctgtgctttggtctgatgagtccaaatttgagatctttggttccaaccgccgtgtctttgtgagacgcagaaaaggtgaacggatggattccacatgcctggttcccactgtgaagcacggaggaggaggtgtgatggtgtgggggtgtttttcTGGTGatactgttggggatttattcaaaattgaaggcacactgaaccagcatggctaccacagcatcctgcagcgacatgccatcccatcctgtttgcgtttagttggacgatcatttatttttcaacaggacaatgaccccaaacacacctccaggctgtgtaagggctatttgaccaagaaggagagtgatggagtgctgcggcagatgacctggcctccacagtcaccggacctgaacccaatcgagatggtttggggtgagctggaccgcagagtgaaggcaaaggggccaacaagtgctaaacacctctgggaactccttcaagactgttggaaaaccatttcaggtgactacctcttgaagctcatggagagaatgccaagagtgtgcaaagcagtaatcagagcaaagggtggctattttgaagaaactagaatataaaacatgttttcagttatttcacctttttttgtgaagtacataactccacatgtgttcattcatagttttgatgccttcagtgagaatctacaatgtaaatagtcatgaaaataaagaaaacgcattgaatgagaaggtgtgtccaaacttttggcctgtactgtacgttaTCATCAGCTCACTCATGCAAACGTCAGCTGCTGACTCATTAACTGTAATGATGCCATTAAATTCAAACAGTCTGGGGTTACCTAACTGGTAATGGTGACATTAATACTAACAGCCTTATCTCACTGACTTGGGTTGaatttttactgacatgttACTTGTAACACGTTACCCACCGCCAGTATACAGTATactaaaaaatgtttctgaaatcaTTTTAGGTGCAATACAATAACAGAATCATGATTAATCGAtaagcgctgcctagtttgacagtttgaccacagttcacaagcagtggtTGACATTATTAAAAGCCAAGTTAGGGACACCtcgcctctgattggttgttttcttgatttttgCAAATTCCATTCATAGCACTGTGAGAAGGCAGAGGAgtgtttttttcacagattatctgaaCTATTGTTAGGGTAAAGTGtcagctataaaaaaaaattgctttttgTCAGTTTAGCAAAAAAAGTAGCCAACTGTAGCTCTACGATTCACTCTGACTTCTTCTCACATGATGGCTAATTATTTGTTAAATTATTTGAACAAATCAATAGTAACATATATCATTTATTGGCTAAGCAACTTTAGTCCAGATGAACTTccatgaaaaatacatatatgttgcaatgaaaaatacatgtttaattaaagaaaacaaaaacaatattaatgCATCATAATAAATGGTTAACAATCAATGCTTTGGCTTTTGGACACTCCAAAGGGCAGCCTTCTTGTGACTGCCTCATTCACCTGGACATGGACTGCTTTGAAATATGGAATGGTTTTTATGAGTGGTGTTTGAGACGTAATTGCTCTCTGGGTTCTACAGGtacattacacattacacaaAGTGCTGGTTGGGTCATTGAACAGAATTTCAAACCCCCTCCCCTCACAGCTATAGAAGTGGAGGGGCTATTCCaacatttttgttgctttatGAAACCAACAACCATTGCACCATTATCCCAATTGTACAATTACTGTGTTAAGACAACACAAATTTAGTTACAGTGTTAATGCACATAATGTAACAAAAGCCAAGCAGGATCCAGAAATTGGCAGTAAAATTAGTACAATTAGTTGCATGTCCTCAAATCCAGTACTTATACTTTTTGTTCTATTTCTCCAGTGATTCCAGAGCGTAGCTGTACAACTGCATAATAACCTCAGTCAGCCCTTTCTCAGAAAATTAAAATCTACCAACTAGacattgataaaaaaaagtgaaactaagCAAAAAATAACCACTTAAACCAAGGGCTCATTCATATTCcctttaaatatgaaaatagaCAAGTCCATTTTAGATGCGTCCTTTATAATGGCATAGATACAGTCAATGGATGGCATTAGAGGGCAGAGTCCAAAGTTTTACACAACAACAAGCACGGCAACGATGAGCGAgatcataaaaatgaatctttTAATGGAAGCAGAGCTGTAGACGGTGGCGGTGAATACATCGTGACACGTGGATGGAGACTTTTCACTATGTTTCCGATTCGTTTCGTTCTGTCattctttaaatgtctttgttgcCTCTAAGGGTTGTTTCTTGCTTTAACTATGGTACACTGCCCCCAAGATCTCTGGTGGTTCTGCTCTGTTTTATCTGTACGCTCTTAGAAagcatgcacaaatacagacaaaataaacCAAGGGTATGGATGGAaggctctgtttgtgtttgtatttaacgttgagcataaatgagcccttacagATGCTGCATCTACAGTGATAACATATATATACAATCCCAAACTAAAAGTTCACCATTGTTGACAACCAGCTTTGAAGTTTTTGAATGGCAGTGTCCATTGAGTGGTTTCCCAGCAGTCCCTTAGCTGTTAGGCACTCTGCTCCTGTTGTTTAAGTCAGAACTTTGACTATTCAAAAGAAACATCCTCCGAAAAGCATTTATGTCTACTTTCCTCCTGAAGGTATCTGTGGTAAAATAGTATGCAATGGGATCCAGTACTGTATTAAGACATGCCACCATCAGGCTGTAGCGGTATGCAGCCCGCATTGAGCATGATGTATTTACTCCATGCATATAGACGAGAACCAGGGTGGCATGATAAGGGAGGAAGCTGAGTAGAAAAATAAGAATGCTGGTGGCAATCATCCTCTGGATCTTTTCACTGTCCACCAGGTTGGTCTGGGCCACAGAGCTTCGTCGGACAGCACGAACCAAACCCCaggaacagatcagcatgattaCCAGTGGGACTCCAAACCCTACAAACAGAGTGATAAAAACTACCACGGGTTTTATGGCAAAGATTGGCAGGCTATTAAAACATTCCTCAGTTTCAGCGCCTGCAGGTGTGGAAAAGTAGATAGGCAGGCTGGCACCAAAGGTGAACAACCATATTCCGACACAAACCAGTGGcgctttctttcttcctccctgGACACGAGCTGACATCGGAAAGGCGACAGCCATGCAACGGTCAAAGCAAATGCAAGTGAGGAGGAAGATGCTCCCATACATGTTGGCCTTCAGGATCAAACCAAGGGCCTCACACAGCCACTGTGGAAGGCCCTTATATCCCAGATGGTAGTAGACCCTCATGGGCAACGTGAGGATGAGCAACACATCTGCTATGGCCAGGTTTGTCATGTAGACGATGGTATGTGATCTGGATTTGGtttgactaaaaaaaaataccaaagctaAGAGATTAAAAATGAGACCCACTATGAAGATGAAGGAGTACATGCACACAGGAAAGATGCTGATGTCTGATGTACTGTTGTTGTGGCAAATGGTGGTGTTGGGCATAATGACCTAAAagacaggagagagaagagTGGTTAGAAAAAGGGTTTATGGGAGTAATTACATCCTCTATAAGcaccaaagacacaaaaatggggGTCAGGGTTGATAGATGAGGCAGCTATAATCAACCATAACTGTGGTTTAAAAGCTGTGAACATATATTATACCTCTAATTTGTGCAGTTTAGAGTACAGGAACAGTTTTTCACCTACATGACTGACATGTTGTCATAAAAACAGCAAGCAGAAAGCGGTTTGCACACCAAAGAGTGCAGCTGTGACCTAAAGAGCTTTGTGTTAAAATTTATTTTGTGCGGAGTAGCAGTTACACAGTAACTTAAACTTTACTTCTGAATAACTTCAACCAAATCCCTACAGAAAAACTACATTCGTTGTCAAGCAGCAGAACCTCATCTCTCTGGAACTTGAAATTAAGTGCTGCATGCAATGAATTAGCACGATCAGATGCTGCAGTGACTGGCATGCTGTATTTTCACAACACAGTCTAAATACAAAAGAACACAACCGCTTAACAACACATTATGTT
Coding sequences within it:
- the LOC125883462 gene encoding lysophosphatidic acid receptor 6, producing the protein LEIGQFPVLNLTDLQRGRDKSVIMLGSHSDDLVSLLQSASVQGTQVIMPNTTICHNNSTSDISIFPVCMYSFIFIVGLIFNLLALVFFFSQTKSRSHTIVYMTNLAIADVLLILTLPMRVYYHLGYKGLPQWLCEALGLILKANMYGSIFLLTCICFDRCMAVAFPMSARVQGGRKKAPLVCVGIWLFTFGASLPIYFSTPAGAETEECFNSLPIFAIKPVVVFITLFVGFGVPLVIMLICSWGLVRAVRRSSVAQTNLVDSEKIQRMIATSILIFLLSFLPYHATLVLVYMHGVNTSCSMRAAYRYSLMVACLNTVLDPIAYYFTTDTFRRKVDINAFRRMFLLNSQSSDLNNRSRVPNS